In [Chlorobium] sp. 445, the genomic window TCGACTGCAGTTGCTTGAGTGTAGCTGAGAGTGCAATAACAAGCGCCAGAGCTGCAAGTGCACTCCAGTACAGCTTGACGCGCAGAGAAGCAGAGAGTGTCATCAAATTCTGCATGATTAACACGCGCCATTAGGCTTTTACGATGCAGCTCAAAGTTGATGGCTTTCTGGTTGCAAGACAAGTTCGCCGAGTACGAGTTGCTCTGGCTGTGTGGCGCAAAGCAGAACCATATCAGCAGCTTGGTCAACGGTCAGCATTTTCTCGCGCTGTACACGCATGGTGATCTTGTCCCAAAATGTGGTATTGACCCCGCCGAAGTGCAAAAGTGAAATCTTCACACCATCGCGCATCAAGTCTTGTGTCATGGCTTTGGATAAGCCTGTTACACCATACTTCGAAGCAGAATAACCTGAGGACATGCGCATGACCGCTTTACCTAAAATGCCCGGCAAATTAATGATGTGTCCTGATTTTTGTTTTACCATCACTTCACTCACAAACTTTGAAGCATAAAATGTGCCTTTGAGATTCACATCAATCATGGCATCAAATTCCTCGACGCTAAGTTCAGTTATGGGTTTAAGATGTCCGACGCCAGCACTATTGAGCAGAATATCAATTCTGCCAAAGGTAAAAACCGCACGATCTACAAGCGACTTGACTTCAGCGGCTTTTGTTACGTCGCAAGGCACGACAAGCGAATCAGTGTCGTAGAGATCGAGAAGTTCTTTGGCAAGTGTGTCGAGTTCAGATTGGGTGCGGCTTGCAAGAACAAGTTTTGCACCCTCGCGCGCAAAGCGAATAGCAGACGCTCTGCCGATGCCACGACCTGCACCTGTAATCAGAGCAACTTTTCCTTCAAGTTTCATTTGTGCTAAGTTAGTTTAGAAGATTGTCTGCTAAACCGCATTCAAAGAGCGGTTCGTTTCAATGATGAAAAGTATGTTATCGATTCTGACGATGGGCTTTGTAGAAGTTGATGAGCCCGTTGGTAGATGAATCGTGTGAATGCACAGGTTCGTTGTTAGCAAGTTCAGGCAAGATGTTTTTGGCAAGTTGCTTGCCCAGTTCAACGCCCCATTGGTCAAAGGCATTGATATTCCAGATGATGCTCTGCACAAAAATTTTGTGTTCATACATTGCAATTAAGCTACCCAGCACACGTGGTGTGAGTTTTTTGAAGAGAATCGAGTTGGTAGGTTTATTGCCTTCAAAGACCTTGTGCGGCAAAAGTTTTTTGAGGGCGGCACCTTTCAAGCCTTGAGCTTTGAGTTCAGCGCGTGCTTCCTCTTCAGTCTTGCCTTTCATCAAGGCTTCAGTTTGCGCAAAGAAGTTAGAGAGTAAAATTGCATGATGCTCGCCGATGGGGTTGTGCGATTGACAAGGCGCAAGAAAATCGCAGGGAATGAGCTTCGTGCCTTGATGAATAAGTTGGTAAAAAGCATGCTGACCATTGGTGCCAGGCTCACCCCACACGATTTGCCCTGTCTGATAATTGACCACATCACCTGACTTGGTAACACGCTTACCATTTGATTCCATATCACCTTGCTGGAAGTAAGCTGCAAAGCGCGAAAGGTATTGGTCATAAGGAAGAATGGCATAGCTTTCTGCACCAAAAAAGTTGTTGTACCAGATGCCTAAGAGTGCAAGAATAACAGGCATATTGCGTTCAAGTGGCGCAGTGCGGAAATGTTCATCCATCTCAAATGCGCCGGTGAGCAGTTCCTCGAAATTCTCAAAGCCAATTGAGAGTGCAATAGAAAGACCAATCGCCGACCAGAGCGAATAGCGACCACCAACCCAGTCCCAAAAGCCAAACATGTTGCGCAAGTCAATACCGAATTTTTCAACTTCTTTGCTGTTGGTCGAGAGTGCAACAAAGTGTTTAGCAATAGCTATCTCATGGTGCATGCGCTCCAGAAACCAGCGGCGAGCAGTGTGGGCATTGGTGAGAGTCTCTTGTGTGGTAAAAGTCTTTGAGGCGATGATAAACAGAGTCGTCTCGGCGTTGAGTTCCCGAAGCGTCTCAGCGATGTGTGTGCCATCAACATTTGAGACGAAGTGCATCTTCAAATCGCGCTTGCTGTAGGGTTTCAGTGCCTGGCAGACCATAGCAGGACCAAGATCCGAGCCACCAATGCCGATATTGACAACATCGGTGATGGGCTTGCCTGTGTAGCCAAGCCATGCGCCGCTACGAACAGCCTCACAAAACGATTTCATTTGTGCCAGCACCGCATTAACTTCAGGCATCACATCTTTGCCATCGACTTTGATTGGACGGTTGGCACGATTACGCAAAGCAATGTGCAAGACAGCGCGATTTTCAGTGGTGTTAATTTTTTCACCCCTGAACATTTTCTCAATGTTTGCTTTCACTTTTGTCTCTTTTGCAAGCGCAAAAAGTAAGTTCATCGTCTCTTCAGTGATGCGATTTTTGGAATAATCCAGCAGAATATCACCGACTTGAAGCGAGAACTTCTCGAAGCGTGCGCGATCTTTTGCGAAAAGCTCACGCATGTGCACTTTTGAAATTTTCTTATAATGTGCAAGAAGTTTTTTCCAAGCAGGAAGTGCTGTCAGTGAAGGCATTGTCTAGTGTTTTTTTTAGATAGCTGTTGATCTTGGCTTAGCAAAATACGGAAATTGAACGCGCTAATAAAGCCTGTAAAATGAAAGCTCACTAAAAACTCAAGTCACTTTCAACTGCAAAGACAATGAATGCGATTGGAAATAGCAGCAATAGACATGCTCGTGCAATAATATTCGGCGTGGCTGGTATTTTACTAAGTTTAGCCATTGGTGCGCCAATTTTGGCAACACAAGGCAATACGGAACTCTATGCACTTTTCAGCAGTGTGTGTCATCAAGCAAGTGAAAGATGCTTCTGCATAGCGGAGCGACCCATAGCACTTTGTGCGCGCTGTGTAGGTATCTACGGCGGCGTGATGCTTGCTGCGCTGCTCTTTCCAGAAAGATGGCTAGGTCGAAAAACGCTGCTGGCGCTTTTAGGCGTGGGGATAAGTGCTGTTGCAGTTGATGTTGCACTTGAAACGGTGGGATTATATCACAATGTCAAATGGCTACGGCTATTGACAGGCTCAGCGTTAGGGATAGCACTTGCGCCATTTGCACTTGGTGCACTGATAGAGATGTGCTCAGAGAAGCTAGGTGAGCAAAAACATACAAAAAGTCTTTCGTAATTTTCATTACGAGTTTTATATTTACGCCCTCTGTAGTTTGAACGGTCAGATAGCTCAGTTGGTAGAGCAGAGGACTGAAAATCCTCGTGTCGGGGGTTCGATTCCCTCTCTGACCACAAGTTCTAAGCCGCTCCCGATGCGGCTTTCTTTGTAAGCGTTACTAATGAAATTCAGAAGGCTGTAAAGCCATGCCCGCAGATGAAGTAACTAAATATTGTCAGTATGACTGATATCTACATGCTCCGAGAGTTGGAGCAGGTTCGAGCCATCGCAGATCCTCTACGCATTCGTATTCTCAACGTGTTGTGCGAAAAAGCAATGACAACCAAGCAAGTTGCCGAGTATTTAGGCGAAAATATCAACAAACTTTATCATCATGTTGAGACGCTCGAAGCGGCGGGGCTGATTAAGATGGTCGAGACGCGTCGAAATCGTGGAACCTTGGAAAAGTATTTTCGAGCTGTTGCAAAGCACTTTACACTCTCGCCTGTGTTGTTTGAAGTGCGCCTTGATACCGAAGATGATGTCTCCGAGCTCACGTTTTCTTCTACATTGCAAGCCACACTCACCGAACTCAAAGAAAGCCTAGCAAAAGGTTTGATTAAAAAGAACCGCAAGAAGCACTACTTTGCACGACAATATGTTAAAACCACGAAACAAAAAGCTGAAGAGCTAAGTGATAAACTGCAAGAGTGGCTCAAAGAGTGTGAAGAAGCAAATACAGAAAATGGTGAAGTAACCTATGCGCTGACCGTGACATTCTATCCTGTTGTGAAAGAACATGACGACAAAAAATCAGGACCTTTAGGCAACGGCTCTGACAAAGTGGGAGCGACTAAAGAAGTAACGTCGTCCCGCAAGATGCGATCCATGCTGCCATAAGTCTTAGCATCTGTCAGTCGAATAGACTGTGCAGCGCAATACGATTCAACCAAACCTTAGTTGTCAGATGAATACCATCATACTTATCTATGGCGGTCTTTTGATTGTTCTTGGCATTGTC contains:
- a CDS encoding glucose-6-phosphate isomerase — protein: MPSLTALPAWKKLLAHYKKISKVHMRELFAKDRARFEKFSLQVGDILLDYSKNRITEETMNLLFALAKETKVKANIEKMFRGEKINTTENRAVLHIALRNRANRPIKVDGKDVMPEVNAVLAQMKSFCEAVRSGAWLGYTGKPITDVVNIGIGGSDLGPAMVCQALKPYSKRDLKMHFVSNVDGTHIAETLRELNAETTLFIIASKTFTTQETLTNAHTARRWFLERMHHEIAIAKHFVALSTNSKEVEKFGIDLRNMFGFWDWVGGRYSLWSAIGLSIALSIGFENFEELLTGAFEMDEHFRTAPLERNMPVILALLGIWYNNFFGAESYAILPYDQYLSRFAAYFQQGDMESNGKRVTKSGDVVNYQTGQIVWGEPGTNGQHAFYQLIHQGTKLIPCDFLAPCQSHNPIGEHHAILLSNFFAQTEALMKGKTEEEARAELKAQGLKGAALKKLLPHKVFEGNKPTNSILFKKLTPRVLGSLIAMYEHKIFVQSIIWNINAFDQWGVELGKQLAKNILPELANNEPVHSHDSSTNGLINFYKAHRQNR
- a CDS encoding oxidoreductase, whose protein sequence is MKLEGKVALITGAGRGIGRASAIRFAREGAKLVLASRTQSELDTLAKELLDLYDTDSLVVPCDVTKAAEVKSLVDRAVFTFGRIDILLNSAGVGHLKPITELSVEEFDAMIDVNLKGTFYASKFVSEVMVKQKSGHIINLPGILGKAVMRMSSGYSASKYGVTGLSKAMTQDLMRDGVKISLLHFGGVNTTFWDKITMRVQREKMLTVDQAADMVLLCATQPEQLVLGELVLQPESHQL